A segment of the Acidimicrobiales bacterium genome:
CGCGACCGCGTCCCCCTGCTGCAGCAGCAGGCGGGCCTCGGCCAGCAGCCCTGCGCTCGAGTCGCGGATGTCGCCGGAGGCCGACTGGCCGGGCAGTCGCAACCCGGAGCCGGCCGCCACGGCGACCCCCGCCAGCAGGGCCACCGCGACCACGCCGGCCACGACGAGCACCCGGCGGAGGGGCCGGGCCGGCGGACGGGCGGGGAGGGCGGCCCGGCGGGCGTCGATGGCCCGGAGCGCCTCGGCGGCCCGGTGGGTGTAGTCGTCCCTCAGCGCGGCGTAGTCGTGGTCGTCGACGTCGCCGGCGTCGTGCTCTCGCTCCAGGTCGTCGAGGGAGCGCAGCAGGAAGTCGCGCTCCTCCTCGAGGCGGGCCAGCTCGTCGAGGTCGAGCCCGCGAGCGGCGGGGCCGGGGGCATCGCTCACGACTCGACCTCGGCGCCGGCGGCGCCGGTGTGGTCGGGCTCACCCCGGCGGGCCGCCGCCACCAGCTCGCGATCCTCGTCGGTGGCCACCCCGTCGCCCGTGGCCCGCCAGCGCCGGAAGACGAACCCGAGCCCGACGAGCGCGCCGACCAGGCCGGCCACGGGCAGGATCCACACCAGCGAGGACAGGCCGGTCGCCTCCGGCGTGAGCAGGATCTCCTGGCCGTACCGGCTCACCAGGTAGGCGCGGATCTCGCCGTCGCCCTCGCCGGCCTCGAGCCGGCGGGCGATCTCGGCCCGCAGGGCCCTCGCCGAGGCCGCGGCCGACTCGAGCGCAGACTCGCTGCGGCAGGTCGGGCAGCGCACCTCGGCGGCGAGGGCGTCGGCCCGGTCCTGCAGGCTGCTCGGGCCGCGCTCGCCGACCACGCCGACGCCCAGCGCGGCGGCCACCACGACGGCGACCGCGATCCAGGGGAGCCAGCGCCGCACCGGGGTCACGCGCCCCCCTGGTCGCCGGCACGGGCCCGCGCGAGGAGCTGCTCGAGGCCGTCGCTCGTGATGCCCCCCACGATCTTGCTGACGACGAACCCGTT
Coding sequences within it:
- a CDS encoding tetratricopeptide repeat protein, whose amino-acid sequence is MSDAPGPAARGLDLDELARLEEERDFLLRSLDDLEREHDAGDVDDHDYAALRDDYTHRAAEALRAIDARRAALPARPPARPLRRVLVVAGVVAVALLAGVAVAAGSGLRLPGQSASGDIRDSSAGLLAEARLLLQQGDAVAALERFDEVAESDPGNAEALAYGGWLRHLAGLTPEGLERIDAAIAVDPTYADARFFKGIILRDQGDLQGALEQFDAFLADDPPAGFADQVRETRDEVAARLAAQGVVVPPAPGPTP
- a CDS encoding cytochrome c-type biogenesis protein CcmH; its protein translation is MTPVRRWLPWIAVAVVVAAALGVGVVGERGPSSLQDRADALAAEVRCPTCRSESALESAAASARALRAEIARRLEAGEGDGEIRAYLVSRYGQEILLTPEATGLSSLVWILPVAGLVGALVGLGFVFRRWRATGDGVATDEDRELVAAARRGEPDHTGAAGAEVES